A window of the Dongshaea marina genome harbors these coding sequences:
- the dtd gene encoding D-aminoacyl-tRNA deacylase produces MIALIQRVSEASVTVDGEATGTIGKGLLVLLGVEREDTQAHVDKLLHKVAGYRIFPDDEGKMNLNVQQAGGSLLVVSQFTLAADTKKGMRPGFSGGGSPQLAEELYHHFVKQSKAKEIPTETGRFGADMKVQLVNDGPVTFWLQV; encoded by the coding sequence GTGATAGCATTAATTCAACGAGTATCCGAAGCCAGTGTCACTGTAGATGGCGAAGCCACAGGCACCATAGGCAAGGGTCTGCTGGTGCTACTTGGAGTGGAGAGAGAGGATACCCAGGCTCATGTCGATAAGCTGCTGCACAAGGTTGCCGGCTATCGCATCTTCCCCGACGATGAGGGCAAGATGAACCTCAATGTGCAGCAGGCCGGAGGCTCTTTGCTGGTGGTCTCCCAGTTCACCCTGGCTGCGGACACCAAGAAAGGGATGCGTCCCGGATTTTCCGGTGGCGGCAGCCCACAGCTTGCCGAAGAGCTCTATCACCACTTCGTTAAACAATCCAAGGCGAAAGAGATCCCGACCGAAACCGGGCGCTTTGGCGCCGACATGAAGGTACAGCTGGTCAATGACGGGCCCGTGACCTTCTGGCTACAGGTGTAG
- a CDS encoding DUF2959 domain-containing protein has product MRYLIVIALSVMALTGCQSAYYSAMEKVGYHKRDIMVDRVEDAKQSQQEAQQEFTSALDALSALTNFKGGDLEDIYNRVNDKYQDSEKAAADVHQRIADIEDVSQALFEEWNSELDLYTSSKLRRASAQKLKETKASYNKMLSAMKRSEQKMTPVLNTLRDNTLYLKHNLNAAAVGSLQGEFASLEKEIQSAIKQMNAAINESNQFLEKLKTK; this is encoded by the coding sequence ATGCGTTATCTGATAGTGATCGCTCTGTCGGTGATGGCGTTGACGGGCTGCCAATCCGCCTATTATTCAGCGATGGAGAAGGTTGGCTACCACAAACGGGACATCATGGTGGATCGGGTTGAAGATGCCAAGCAGTCCCAGCAGGAGGCTCAGCAAGAGTTTACCAGTGCGCTGGATGCACTCTCGGCACTGACCAACTTTAAGGGCGGGGATCTGGAGGATATCTACAACCGGGTCAACGACAAATATCAGGATAGCGAGAAGGCTGCGGCCGATGTTCATCAGCGGATCGCCGATATTGAAGATGTTTCACAGGCCCTGTTTGAGGAGTGGAACTCGGAGCTTGATCTCTATACCAGCAGTAAACTGCGCCGGGCCAGCGCCCAAAAGCTCAAAGAAACCAAGGCCTCATACAATAAGATGCTCAGCGCGATGAAGCGCTCAGAACAGAAGATGACCCCGGTTCTCAATACTCTCAGGGATAACACCCTCTACCTCAAGCACAATCTGAATGCCGCAGCTGTGGGTTCACTGCAGGGTGAATTTGCCAGCCTGGAGAAAGAGATCCAGAGCGCCATCAAGCAGATGAATGCTGCGATTAATGAGTCCAACCAGTTCCTGGAAAAACTCAAAACCAAGTAA
- a CDS encoding DeoR/GlpR family transcriptional regulator: MKQSQRHQQILQLLQDQGFISTDGLVARFEVSPQTIRRDLNELAEQGLIQRHHGGASIESSTMNTAYSTRKIQAREEKDRIGEAIASHIPDHASLFIDIGTSTEAVAKALLGHKGLNIVTNNLNVASILTSKDDFTVIIAGGEIRNRDGGIIGEATRDFISQFRMDFAIIAISGIDSDGSLLDFDYHEVKIAQAMIANARSTYLTADHSKFGRNAMVNMGKISDVDALFTDQEPPEELMALMQQHQVNCYIC, from the coding sequence GTGAAACAGAGTCAGCGCCACCAACAGATCCTGCAACTTCTTCAGGATCAGGGCTTTATTTCTACCGATGGTCTGGTGGCCCGCTTCGAGGTGAGTCCACAAACCATCCGCCGCGATCTTAACGAGCTTGCAGAGCAGGGCCTGATTCAGCGCCATCATGGTGGCGCCTCCATAGAATCAAGCACCATGAATACCGCCTACTCCACCCGCAAGATCCAGGCCCGGGAGGAGAAAGACAGGATCGGTGAGGCGATCGCCAGTCATATCCCGGATCATGCTTCTTTGTTCATCGATATAGGTACCAGCACCGAGGCCGTTGCCAAGGCCCTGCTCGGGCATAAGGGGCTCAATATTGTCACCAATAACCTGAATGTAGCGAGCATACTTACCAGTAAGGATGACTTCACCGTGATCATCGCCGGTGGCGAAATCCGCAACCGGGACGGTGGCATTATCGGTGAGGCGACCCGGGATTTTATCAGTCAGTTCCGCATGGACTTTGCGATTATCGCCATCTCGGGAATCGACAGTGACGGTTCACTGCTCGATTTTGACTATCACGAGGTTAAGATCGCCCAGGCGATGATCGCCAATGCTCGTAGCACCTATCTGACCGCGGATCACTCTAAGTTTGGGCGCAACGCCATGGTCAACATGGGAAAAATCAGCGATGTGGATGCCCTGTTTACCGATCAGGAGCCACCGGAAGAGCTGATGGCCCTGATGCAGCAACACCAGGTTAACTGCTATATCTGCTAA
- the glpD gene encoding glycerol-3-phosphate dehydrogenase — MSEQVYDLVIVGGGVNGTGIAADAAGRGLTVALFEADDLASATSSASSKLIHGGLRYLEHYEFRLVKEALAERETILKMAPHIVSPMRFRLPHRPHLRPAWMIRAGLFLYDNLAKRVTLPGSCTLKFGPDSALKPEIRRGFEYSDGWVDDARLVTLNAMQAREKGGEIYTRTKVTRATRHKGLWQIEVTDSLTGESREVLSRGLVNAAGPWVKSFFDESLTENSPRNIRLVKGSHIIVPRIHDEPQAYILQNDDQRIVFVIPYLQQFSLIGTTDVEYQGDPRKVAIDEDETQYLIRVVNDHFKQQISTDDVIASYSGVRPLCDDESSSAQAVTRDYTMELSDACGKAPLLSVFGGKLTTYRKLGQAALNKLKPYYPHAGGDWTANCALPGGDIESAASLEQGLKQEYPWLEADLRRRLAHSYGSLSRQMLGQARSFKELGEHYGCGLTERELEYLIKHEWVVSADDVLRRRSKLYLFMTGQQRQHLAKVMEQKLPEILSERFQSASSATKELTIPEVVNG, encoded by the coding sequence ATGAGCGAACAAGTTTATGATCTGGTTATTGTTGGCGGAGGGGTCAACGGAACAGGTATCGCAGCCGATGCTGCAGGCCGTGGACTCACCGTTGCTCTTTTTGAAGCCGATGATCTGGCGAGTGCCACCTCTTCTGCGTCCAGCAAACTGATCCATGGTGGATTGCGCTACCTGGAGCACTATGAGTTCCGCCTGGTCAAAGAGGCCCTCGCCGAGCGGGAAACCATACTTAAAATGGCCCCGCATATCGTTTCGCCCATGCGCTTTCGCCTGCCCCACCGCCCTCACCTCAGACCCGCCTGGATGATTCGAGCCGGCCTGTTCCTCTACGATAACCTGGCTAAGCGAGTCACCCTGCCCGGCAGTTGTACCCTGAAGTTTGGGCCGGACAGCGCCCTCAAGCCGGAGATCCGCAGGGGATTTGAGTACTCTGATGGTTGGGTCGACGATGCCCGTCTGGTGACTCTCAACGCGATGCAGGCCCGGGAAAAAGGGGGGGAGATCTATACCCGCACCAAGGTTACCCGAGCCACTCGCCACAAGGGGCTCTGGCAAATAGAGGTCACAGATTCACTCACCGGGGAATCCAGAGAGGTTTTGAGTCGTGGTCTGGTGAATGCCGCTGGCCCCTGGGTCAAGTCCTTCTTTGATGAATCACTCACGGAGAACTCTCCGCGCAACATCCGCCTGGTCAAGGGAAGTCATATCATAGTTCCAAGGATCCACGATGAACCTCAGGCCTATATATTACAAAATGATGATCAGCGAATCGTGTTTGTGATCCCTTATTTACAGCAGTTCTCACTGATCGGTACCACGGATGTTGAGTACCAGGGTGATCCGCGCAAGGTCGCTATCGATGAGGATGAGACCCAATACCTGATTCGAGTGGTCAACGACCACTTTAAGCAGCAGATCAGTACGGATGATGTGATTGCCAGCTACTCGGGGGTTCGTCCTCTGTGTGATGATGAGTCCAGCTCGGCCCAGGCCGTCACCCGAGATTACACCATGGAGCTATCGGATGCCTGTGGCAAGGCTCCGCTACTGTCGGTCTTTGGCGGCAAGCTAACGACTTATCGAAAACTGGGCCAGGCTGCCCTGAATAAACTCAAGCCCTATTACCCCCATGCCGGTGGCGACTGGACCGCCAACTGTGCCCTGCCGGGCGGAGATATTGAAAGCGCCGCATCTCTGGAGCAGGGGCTCAAACAAGAGTATCCCTGGTTAGAGGCGGATCTGCGTCGCCGGCTGGCCCATAGCTATGGCAGCCTGAGCCGCCAAATGCTGGGCCAGGCGAGAAGCTTCAAGGAGCTTGGAGAACATTATGGTTGCGGCCTGACCGAGCGTGAGCTGGAGTATCTTATCAAGCATGAGTGGGTAGTGAGCGCCGATGATGTTCTAAGGCGCCGCAGCAAGCTTTATCTGTTTATGACCGGGCAGCAAAGGCAGCATCTGGCAAAAGTTATGGAGCAGAAGTTACCGGAGATCCTTAGCGAACGATTTCAAAGCGCCTCGTCAGCTACAAAAGAGTTAACCATCCCTGAGGTCGTCAACGGGTAA
- the yihA gene encoding ribosome biogenesis GTP-binding protein YihA/YsxC, translating to MSAPDLSKLPKDDSIEVAFAGRSNAGKSSALNALTQQKNLARTSKTPGRTQLINLFEMEPGKMLVDLPGYGYAKVPLEVKKHWQKALSEYLQHREQLKGIVVLMDIRHPLKEQDQQMLQWASESEIPVLALLTKADKLKPGPRKSQVLKVREELADLGGEIQVESFSSTKGIGLDKLKAVLTTWYTSSSVDDEETEQE from the coding sequence ATGAGTGCACCGGATCTGTCAAAGCTCCCCAAAGATGACTCCATCGAAGTGGCTTTTGCCGGACGTTCCAACGCGGGTAAATCCAGTGCACTCAATGCCCTGACCCAGCAGAAAAACCTGGCCCGAACCAGTAAGACCCCGGGGCGGACCCAGTTGATCAACCTGTTTGAGATGGAGCCGGGCAAGATGCTGGTGGATCTTCCGGGTTATGGTTATGCCAAGGTTCCCCTTGAGGTGAAAAAACACTGGCAGAAAGCCCTGTCAGAGTACCTGCAGCACCGTGAGCAGCTCAAAGGGATCGTGGTTCTGATGGATATTCGCCACCCGCTCAAGGAGCAGGATCAGCAGATGCTGCAGTGGGCCAGTGAGTCCGAAATCCCGGTACTGGCCCTGCTGACCAAGGCCGATAAGCTCAAGCCTGGCCCACGTAAGAGTCAGGTACTCAAGGTCCGCGAAGAGCTAGCAGATCTCGGCGGAGAGATTCAGGTCGAATCCTTCTCTTCCACCAAGGGGATCGGTTTGGATAAGCTCAAGGCTGTACTCACAACCTGGTACACATCATCCTCAGTGGATGATGAAGAGACGGAGCAGGAGTAA
- a CDS encoding NupC/NupG family nucleoside CNT transporter: MLFEAKKYLFFFAGLVLVLLLAYLSSNDRKNIRKRPILQLLVIEIVLGYLLMRTGSGQVVVGSVSGFFEKLLSYAHDGVAFVFGDLAAKGHFVFYFNVLMPIIFISVLIGILRHFKILPLVIKCIGIVLSKINGLGKLESFHAISSLTIGQSEVFITIKQLLPKIDEKRMYTLSATALSTVSLSVVGAYMQLLDPKYVVAALLLNMFSTFIIVSIINPYTLAEGEDLIVVDDEKKQSFFEMLGEYILDGFKVAVIVSAMLIGFMALISALNSVFDAIIGISFQELLGYLFSPIAYMLNIPWAEAVKAGGIMATKLATNEFVAMISLSKQTGLSHHTTGVISIFLVSFANFGSIGVLAGAVKGLNAEKGDMVARFGFKLVYGATLVSLLSAVIAGVLIN; this comes from the coding sequence ATGTTGTTTGAAGCTAAGAAGTATCTGTTTTTTTTTGCCGGTTTAGTGTTGGTTCTGTTGTTGGCCTACCTGTCGAGCAATGATCGAAAAAATATACGTAAGAGGCCGATCTTACAGTTGCTGGTGATAGAGATAGTGCTTGGTTATCTCTTAATGCGAACCGGGAGTGGTCAAGTCGTTGTTGGTTCAGTCAGTGGTTTCTTCGAAAAATTATTGAGTTATGCCCACGATGGAGTCGCTTTTGTTTTCGGAGATTTGGCAGCTAAAGGGCATTTTGTTTTCTACTTCAACGTATTGATGCCAATAATATTCATCTCAGTTCTCATCGGCATTCTGCGTCACTTCAAAATTCTTCCCCTCGTTATTAAATGCATCGGTATTGTCCTCAGTAAAATAAATGGTCTTGGTAAGCTCGAATCCTTTCATGCCATTAGCTCATTGACCATTGGCCAGTCCGAAGTCTTTATCACCATTAAACAGTTGCTTCCAAAGATTGATGAGAAGCGGATGTATACCCTGTCGGCAACCGCTCTTTCCACCGTATCCCTCTCTGTGGTCGGTGCCTATATGCAGCTGCTGGATCCTAAATATGTCGTGGCCGCTCTGCTGCTGAATATGTTCAGCACCTTCATCATTGTTTCCATCATTAACCCCTACACCCTGGCCGAGGGAGAAGATCTGATTGTGGTTGATGATGAAAAGAAGCAATCCTTCTTTGAGATGCTTGGAGAATATATTCTCGATGGCTTTAAGGTCGCCGTCATCGTCTCGGCGATGCTGATCGGTTTCATGGCGCTTATCTCGGCTCTGAATAGTGTGTTTGATGCCATCATAGGGATAAGCTTCCAGGAGCTTCTCGGGTACCTGTTCTCACCCATCGCCTATATGCTGAATATTCCGTGGGCAGAGGCGGTGAAGGCCGGGGGCATCATGGCGACCAAGCTGGCGACCAATGAGTTTGTGGCCATGATTAGCCTTTCTAAGCAAACGGGCCTGAGTCACCACACCACCGGAGTTATCTCTATCTTCCTGGTCTCTTTTGCAAATTTTGGCTCCATCGGGGTACTGGCCGGTGCCGTAAAGGGCCTGAATGCAGAGAAGGGAGACATGGTTGCCCGCTTTGGTTTCAAGCTGGTGTATGGTGCGACCCTGGTGAGCCTGCTCTCTGCGGTCATCGCCGGAGTTCTGATTAACTAA